A section of the Ignavibacteria bacterium genome encodes:
- a CDS encoding carboxypeptidase-like regulatory domain-containing protein, whose amino-acid sequence MKTFSLLSRFLLMLVTVVLLTGCQEEATKPNETPRMFVRLENQTEHSGIMVKILELNRWTTTDSQGYFQFDTLQNGNYTFQARYPYFKTEEFSIMVNNGEIQPLINLHLKQLLQFWIEPAETTVSQNNFNNPNFFAFSGMRMKLT is encoded by the coding sequence ATGAAAACATTCTCTTTACTTTCACGTTTTCTTTTGATGTTAGTGACGGTGGTTCTATTAACTGGGTGCCAAGAAGAAGCGACAAAGCCAAATGAAACACCCAGAATGTTCGTGAGGCTTGAGAATCAAACAGAACACTCTGGCATAATGGTAAAGATATTAGAGTTGAACAGATGGACAACAACCGATTCGCAAGGATATTTTCAATTTGATACACTTCAAAATGGTAATTATACGTTTCAAGCAAGGTATCCTTACTTTAAAACAGAAGAGTTCTCAATTATGGTAAATAACGGAGAGATACAACCGCTTATTAATCTTCACCTAAAACAGCTTTTACAGTTTTGGATTGAGCCCGCTGAAACTACAGTCTCACAAAATAATTTCAACAATCCAAATTTCTTTGCATTTTCAGGAATGCGAATGAAGTTGACAAA
- a CDS encoding type II toxin-antitoxin system HigB family toxin, with translation MQRDIKHFAGPSFWACYEKLPKEVQELADKNFELLKSNPEHPSLYFKKAKSYYSARVGKKYRTIGIEIEKGILWFWIGTHSEYDKLLL, from the coding sequence ATGCAAAGAGATATAAAACACTTTGCCGGTCCATCGTTCTGGGCGTGTTACGAAAAATTACCAAAAGAAGTGCAAGAATTGGCGGACAAAAATTTTGAGCTACTTAAATCAAACCCCGAACATCCCTCACTATACTTTAAGAAGGCTAAAAGCTATTATTCGGCAAGGGTTGGAAAAAAATATCGCACCATTGGAATAGAAATCGAAAAAGGAATACTGTGGTTCTGGATCGGTACCCACTCTGAATATGACAAACTTCTCTTATGA
- a CDS encoding methylated-DNA--[protein]-cysteine S-methyltransferase gives MIITNHIDKHETYYNSPIGLTKITASENGINSVDFIEEQAEKGLRTHPILDECVTQLDEYFKGKRKEFTVKLNHDGTEFQKKVWNELLKISFGKTVSYLELAKSLGDVKAIRAVGKANSKNKIAIIIPCHRVIGSNGNLTGYAGGLWRKEWLLKHEGILML, from the coding sequence ATGATAATAACAAACCATATAGATAAACACGAAACCTACTACAATTCTCCAATTGGACTGACCAAAATCACAGCCAGCGAAAATGGAATCAACTCAGTAGATTTTATCGAAGAACAAGCTGAAAAGGGGTTGCGAACTCATCCAATTTTAGATGAGTGCGTCACTCAACTCGATGAATACTTCAAAGGTAAACGAAAAGAGTTCACCGTAAAGCTAAATCACGATGGAACAGAGTTCCAGAAAAAAGTCTGGAATGAACTGCTGAAAATTTCATTCGGCAAAACGGTCAGTTATTTGGAACTTGCAAAATCACTTGGTGATGTGAAAGCAATTCGTGCAGTTGGTAAAGCAAACAGTAAGAACAAAATCGCGATAATCATTCCGTGTCACCGTGTAATCGGAAGTAATGGAAACCTCACCGGATATGCCGGCGGTTTGTGGAGAAAGGAATGGCTGCTGAAACACGAAGGCATTTTAATGCTGTGA
- a CDS encoding nucleotidyltransferase domain-containing protein codes for MGIKYDKQYAIRKAKELAKVLRDNNIKIQAMYLFGSFANDDEANLEWSDIDIAIVSESFMGFRLEDNKMLIPLVVKVEPRIETHPFTPADFENSPFTKNEIEKKGILLET; via the coding sequence ATGGGTATTAAATACGATAAACAATATGCAATAAGAAAAGCAAAAGAGCTTGCTAAGGTTTTAAGAGACAATAATATAAAAATCCAAGCCATGTATTTGTTTGGTTCTTTTGCAAATGATGACGAAGCTAATTTAGAATGGTCTGATATAGATATTGCCATCGTCTCCGAAAGCTTTATGGGATTTAGATTGGAAGACAATAAAATGCTTATTCCACTAGTCGTTAAAGTTGAACCAAGAATAGAGACTCATCCGTTTACTCCTGCAGATTTTGAAAATTCCCCTTTTACTAAAAACGAAATAGAGAAAAAAGGAATTTTATTAGAAACCTAA
- a CDS encoding HEPN domain-containing protein, which yields MKSVKKNERKHFALFIAHLSLEKLFKALYVEKFGEIPPFKHDLYMLALKCEMDLNEDIIAELKITNEYNLQTRYPEYKESFYKKYTFDFVSNELNRINKLRQWVLNTINNMQ from the coding sequence ATGAAATCTGTCAAAAAAAATGAACGGAAACATTTTGCTTTATTCATTGCTCATTTAAGTCTCGAAAAACTCTTTAAAGCATTGTATGTTGAAAAATTTGGTGAGATTCCGCCTTTTAAGCACGATTTATATATGCTTGCTTTAAAATGTGAAATGGATTTAAATGAAGACATTATTGCTGAATTAAAAATCACTAATGAGTACAATCTTCAGACAAGATATCCTGAATACAAAGAAAGTTTTTATAAAAAGTACACATTTGATTTTGTAAGCAACGAATTAAATAGAATTAACAAACTAAGACAATGGGTATTAAATACGATAAACAATATGCAATAA
- the lexA gene encoding transcriptional repressor LexA, whose translation MSKQITEIQKRILDFIIDMMSLRQIPPTLAEIAKKFNYKNRSTVQQHLKALEQKGFIKRNPLLARGIELTLSDKFFVPRPVLGEVAAGNPLVIYPDAIDTVELPTIVRMPKDSFLLKVKGDSLKDAYIFSGDVVIVNPNAQITDGQIVVAVLDDSAVVKRYFRQNGTIMLKSENKAFKPIEIKHNYDKFKIIGAVVGVYRSMRKKG comes from the coding sequence ATGTCCAAACAAATAACTGAAATACAAAAACGAATTCTTGACTTCATAATTGATATGATGTCGCTTAGACAAATTCCGCCTACATTGGCAGAGATTGCAAAAAAATTCAATTACAAAAATCGTTCAACAGTTCAGCAACACTTGAAAGCACTTGAGCAAAAAGGATTCATCAAACGAAATCCATTGCTTGCGAGAGGAATTGAACTAACGCTTTCGGATAAGTTTTTTGTTCCTCGTCCGGTGCTTGGAGAAGTTGCCGCAGGAAATCCGCTCGTGATTTATCCCGACGCAATCGATACAGTAGAACTGCCTACAATCGTCCGTATGCCAAAAGATTCTTTTCTTCTAAAAGTAAAAGGCGACAGTTTGAAGGATGCATACATTTTCAGCGGAGATGTTGTGATAGTAAATCCAAATGCACAGATTACAGATGGACAAATCGTCGTTGCCGTGCTCGATGATTCTGCTGTTGTAAAAAGATATTTCCGTCAGAACGGAACAATAATGCTGAAATCCGAGAACAAAGCATTTAAACCGATCGAGATAAAGCACAACTACGATAAATTCAAAATCATCGGTGCTGTTGTTGGAGTTTATAGAAGTATGAGGAAGAAAGGATAG
- a CDS encoding T9SS type A sorting domain-containing protein: MHKYKVYKKVTEEWGFQYLAETTDTFFVDNTEQCITGPLIANERVASYRVTAVDNTSKESVPSDAASTRVYGPPMEKALSQNKVLSYQLYQNNPNPFNPTTKIRFSISDFGLTNLKVFDLLGREVAVLVNEPKQPGEYEVEFNASKYELSSGVYFYQLVVNGVNQLTSGLFISTKKLLLTK, translated from the coding sequence ATGCACAAATATAAAGTCTATAAAAAAGTAACTGAGGAATGGGGATTTCAATACTTAGCTGAAACAACAGATACTTTTTTTGTAGATAATACTGAGCAGTGCATTACAGGTCCTCTAATTGCGAATGAGCGTGTTGCTTCGTATAGAGTAACTGCTGTAGATAATACCAGTAAAGAATCTGTACCGTCTGATGCGGCTTCTACAAGAGTATATGGGCCACCAATGGAAAAAGCATTAAGTCAAAACAAAGTATTGTCTTATCAATTGTATCAGAACAATCCGAATCCGTTTAATCCCACAACCAAAATAAGATTTTCGATTTCAGATTTTGGACTTACGAATTTAAAGGTCTTTGATTTACTCGGTCGTGAAGTGGCTGTACTTGTTAACGAACCAAAGCAACCCGGTGAATATGAAGTTGAGTTCAATGCGAGTAAATACGAATTAAGTTCCGGGGTTTATTTCTATCAGCTTGTGGTGAACGGAGTGAACCAACTTACCTCAGGATTGTTTATTTCAACTAAGAAGCTTTTACTAACAAAATAA
- a CDS encoding T9SS type A sorting domain-containing protein, whose translation MKKLKLISIVLFLFLSTVFADNKKEDLYGGKFTRVVGEINPKTKGDWNKFYPLNIGDFWEFIEKDTTTLFGITRRLNFSIAKEIIADTLMPNGIVYKKIKMWNCANSVNREIKYSFQRADSLGKIYTYLNNSDKLLYDLTKNKNETYPSPFENFFWKVLEKYYVVGFSDTLLAIDIALFDSTNIRKYSETIIENFGVVFYQGNLRDDYLNPEGSFWGAVIDGAVYGDMIVLKQEIDWREFYPLRIGNFWKYMGYVGAIPLTISRRVLADTITSDGDKYFKIREIDHTFGYTYYTYDMVDSQGQICRWNLRESKKELIYSLSSCIGDTLASFVTSFVWRMNEKWRNALHIKLFPDINFQTRSFVRDIGLSETTGDLYMIGLVGAIINGVAFGDTTITSVENIIYNPLKSFELFQNYPNPFNSLTTIKFYLPKSADISLQVYNLQGQLLKTILSKNMNEGMHMVFWNGRNDENKELPSGIYFCRLTVNNQQSRIKKLTLLK comes from the coding sequence ATGAAAAAATTAAAACTTATTTCAATTGTTTTATTTTTATTTCTTTCCACAGTATTTGCAGATAATAAAAAAGAAGATTTATACGGTGGAAAATTTACAAGGGTAGTCGGAGAAATTAACCCAAAGACTAAAGGTGATTGGAACAAATTTTATCCATTAAACATTGGGGACTTTTGGGAATTCATTGAGAAAGATACGACAACATTGTTTGGTATTACACGAAGACTAAACTTTTCTATAGCTAAAGAAATTATCGCAGATACACTGATGCCGAACGGAATAGTATATAAGAAAATAAAGATGTGGAACTGTGCCAATAGTGTAAATCGAGAGATTAAATATTCTTTCCAGAGAGCCGACAGCTTGGGAAAAATCTATACTTATTTAAACAATTCAGATAAACTTTTATATGATTTAACTAAGAATAAAAATGAGACTTACCCTTCACCCTTTGAAAACTTTTTCTGGAAAGTTTTAGAGAAATATTATGTCGTTGGGTTTAGCGATACATTGCTTGCAATCGATATAGCTCTATTTGACTCAACCAATATTAGGAAATACAGCGAAACAATTATTGAAAACTTTGGTGTAGTTTTTTATCAAGGAAATTTAAGAGACGATTACCTCAATCCAGAAGGAAGTTTTTGGGGTGCTGTAATAGATGGAGCTGTTTACGGAGATATGATTGTATTGAAACAAGAAATTGACTGGAGAGAGTTTTATCCATTACGTATTGGAAATTTCTGGAAATATATGGGATATGTAGGAGCTATTCCCTTGACAATATCTAGAAGAGTTTTAGCTGACACAATTACAAGTGATGGAGACAAGTATTTTAAGATAAGAGAAATTGATCATACGTTCGGATACACATATTACACGTATGATATGGTAGATAGTCAAGGACAAATTTGCAGATGGAATTTAAGAGAATCTAAGAAGGAGCTTATATATAGTCTATCTTCTTGTATCGGCGATACATTAGCTTCATTTGTAACTAGCTTCGTATGGAGAATGAATGAAAAATGGAGAAATGCCCTACATATCAAATTGTTTCCAGATATAAATTTTCAAACAAGGAGTTTCGTTCGGGATATAGGACTATCAGAAACTACAGGAGATTTATATATGATTGGATTGGTAGGTGCAATTATTAATGGAGTTGCATTTGGAGACACTACTATTACTTCTGTAGAAAACATTATTTATAATCCTTTGAAAAGTTTTGAGCTTTTTCAGAATTACCCTAATCCATTCAATTCGCTTACAACAATTAAATTCTATTTACCTAAATCTGCTGATATAAGCCTACAAGTTTACAACTTACAGGGGCAGTTATTAAAAACAATTCTTTCTAAAAATATGAATGAAGGAATGCATATGGTATTTTGGAATGGACGTAATGATGAGAATAAAGAATTGCCAAGTGGTATATACTTCTGTCGGCTGACAGTCAATAATCAGCAGTCAAGGATTAAAAAATTAACTTTATTAAAATAA
- a CDS encoding MjaI family restriction endonuclease, producing the protein MPKEWILNSVMNRFQLNFKRNVGPTSESIRKCSPKTIEEWKKYYFKNVKSKKHITELGKKLYVKITEVVQAELDDITEQDCIDYMINLVINCTFDGYMTEIETIYGQLEKNLDIKIEPAPDDWDRLFNVDFFIKINEKYIGLQIKPVNEGIQLPESYKERAIQEETHLKFTEVFGGKVFYIFSTKINGKKEIVNTEIIDEIKKEINRLKAN; encoded by the coding sequence ATGCCTAAAGAATGGATCCTTAATAGTGTAATGAATCGATTCCAACTTAATTTCAAACGTAATGTTGGTCCGACTTCTGAATCAATTCGTAAGTGTTCACCGAAGACAATTGAAGAATGGAAAAAATACTATTTCAAAAATGTAAAAAGCAAAAAGCATATTACAGAACTTGGTAAAAAACTCTATGTAAAAATCACCGAGGTTGTACAAGCTGAGCTTGATGATATCACAGAACAAGATTGTATTGATTATATGATTAATCTTGTCATCAATTGCACTTTCGATGGTTACATGACAGAGATTGAAACAATTTACGGGCAACTAGAAAAAAATCTCGATATTAAAATTGAACCAGCGCCGGACGATTGGGATAGATTATTTAATGTTGATTTCTTTATTAAAATAAATGAAAAATATATTGGGCTTCAGATTAAGCCGGTTAACGAAGGGATACAACTTCCGGAGAGCTATAAAGAAAGGGCTATTCAAGAAGAAACTCATTTAAAATTTACAGAAGTATTTGGTGGAAAAGTATTTTACATTTTCTCTACGAAAATCAATGGTAAAAAAGAAATAGTTAATACTGAAATCATTGATGAAATCAAAAAAGAAATAAATAGACTTAAAGCAAATTAG
- a CDS encoding site-specific DNA-methyltransferase, protein MNTKHLIINGDSRKMNELKDESVHLIITSPPYWQLKDYGSGDQIGFNDSYENYINNLNLVWKECHRVLHDGCRLCINIGDQFARSVYYGRYKVIPIRTEIIKFCETIGFDYMGAIIWQKVTTTNTTGGATIMGSFPYPRNGILKLDYEFILIFKKSGFPPKVPKENKELSKLTTEEWNTYFHGHWNFGGAKQDNHIAMFPEELPKRLIRMFSFVGDTILDPFLGSGTTSLAAKNLNRNSVGYEINHKFIPVIKDKLSVKENKFFEEYSYEFLTQKTLQIDFQKEIEKQSYIFNDPHKLDKKIDLKKLQFGSKLDNNGSKREDYYSVNEIISPELLKLNNDLIVRLIGVKEKPEVTGKAKEFLLNKTKGQKVYLKFDEQKYDDYDRLLCYLYLQNKTFINAHLIKEKLVLVDTDLNFKYKNKFLHLLGTDNA, encoded by the coding sequence ATGAACACGAAACACTTAATAATAAACGGCGATTCACGAAAGATGAACGAGTTGAAAGATGAATCCGTTCATCTGATAATCACATCTCCGCCTTATTGGCAGCTAAAAGATTATGGAAGCGGTGATCAAATCGGATTCAACGATAGTTATGAAAATTATATAAACAACTTGAATCTCGTTTGGAAAGAATGTCATCGTGTTCTTCATGATGGCTGCAGGTTATGTATTAATATTGGCGATCAGTTTGCCCGTTCTGTTTATTATGGAAGATATAAAGTAATACCAATTAGAACCGAAATAATAAAGTTTTGCGAAACGATTGGCTTTGATTATATGGGAGCAATTATTTGGCAGAAAGTGACAACTACAAACACAACTGGCGGCGCAACTATAATGGGCTCGTTTCCTTATCCTCGCAATGGAATATTAAAATTAGACTATGAGTTTATTTTGATATTCAAAAAAAGTGGATTTCCACCTAAAGTTCCAAAGGAAAATAAAGAACTTTCAAAATTAACAACAGAAGAATGGAATACATATTTTCATGGTCATTGGAATTTTGGTGGGGCAAAACAAGATAATCATATAGCAATGTTTCCTGAAGAACTTCCAAAGCGATTAATAAGAATGTTTTCATTTGTAGGAGATACGATTCTTGATCCATTTCTTGGAAGCGGAACAACTTCTTTAGCCGCGAAAAATCTAAACCGAAATTCTGTTGGCTATGAAATTAATCACAAGTTTATTCCGGTTATTAAAGATAAACTATCTGTTAAAGAAAATAAATTTTTTGAAGAATATTCGTATGAGTTTCTAACTCAGAAAACACTTCAAATAGACTTCCAAAAAGAAATTGAAAAACAATCTTACATATTTAACGACCCTCATAAGCTTGATAAAAAAATAGACCTGAAAAAACTTCAATTTGGCTCCAAACTAGATAATAATGGTAGTAAAAGAGAAGATTATTATTCTGTTAACGAAATAATTAGCCCAGAATTATTAAAGCTAAATAATGACTTGATTGTTAGATTAATCGGAGTAAAAGAAAAACCAGAAGTAACCGGAAAAGCAAAGGAATTCCTTCTTAATAAAACGAAGGGACAAAAAGTATATTTGAAATTCGATGAGCAAAAATACGATGATTATGATCGATTACTTTGTTATCTATATTTACAAAATAAAACTTTTATAAATGCACATCTTATTAAAGAAAAATTAGTTTTAGTTGATACAGATCTCAACTTTAAATACAAAAATAAATTTCTGCACTTACTTGGAACAGATAATGCCTAA
- a CDS encoding site-specific DNA-methyltransferase: protein MAVKKKAKTSSPKKEVSYKGTKQKPPLVKERAANSYNVLLKRTNEKTSYARVKDFVNLPKNTTPLILNGDVFECIKMIPDKSISVIVTSPPYWNLRDYNAEEQIGREKNPKDYVEKIVQLSKEFLRILKDDGAYFLNIGDTYVDQNLQMIPQRVAIGMQERGWLLRNQIIWYKPDHMPSPVKSRFKNTYEPIYFFTKNDWEKKVYFNIDAIRIPHKTEQLELKLAKTNYNGKFKGNESNIGASPGGRISVNGIKYITKRKITSSQETICDYLAFWRDKRGFTNIDIVKFFGNSYRHTVGHWFRKDAGGSYPSIEDWLKLKELLKFDSKHDFEMTETEEVLQQINYHPNGKNPGDIIDVDMIPDFFKINTAKSQYRHFAVFPSRIPEIAIKCCCPSDGIVLDPFAGSGTTGKVAKELNRKSILIELQSEYLDIIQERSGNINIIKG, encoded by the coding sequence ATGGCTGTTAAAAAGAAAGCTAAAACAAGTTCCCCCAAAAAAGAAGTAAGCTATAAAGGCACAAAGCAAAAACCTCCATTAGTGAAAGAAAGAGCCGCTAACAGTTATAATGTACTTTTAAAAAGAACAAATGAAAAAACAAGCTACGCCAGAGTTAAAGACTTCGTAAACTTACCCAAAAATACAACTCCGTTAATACTCAATGGTGATGTATTTGAGTGCATTAAGATGATTCCCGATAAATCAATTTCCGTTATTGTTACTTCGCCTCCTTATTGGAATCTCCGTGATTATAACGCTGAAGAACAAATTGGAAGAGAAAAAAATCCAAAAGATTACGTTGAAAAAATTGTACAATTAAGTAAGGAATTCCTACGCATTTTGAAAGATGACGGTGCATATTTTCTAAATATTGGAGATACTTACGTTGATCAAAATTTACAAATGATACCTCAACGAGTTGCAATTGGAATGCAAGAAAGGGGATGGTTATTGCGGAATCAAATAATTTGGTATAAACCTGATCATATGCCCTCTCCGGTCAAATCAAGATTTAAGAATACTTACGAACCAATTTATTTCTTTACAAAAAATGACTGGGAAAAAAAAGTTTATTTCAATATTGATGCAATTAGAATTCCCCACAAAACAGAACAGCTCGAATTAAAACTGGCTAAAACTAATTACAATGGAAAATTTAAAGGAAACGAATCTAACATTGGGGCATCTCCTGGCGGAAGAATCTCAGTAAATGGGATCAAATACATAACCAAAAGAAAAATAACTTCCTCGCAAGAGACAATTTGTGATTACTTAGCTTTTTGGAGAGATAAGAGAGGATTCACAAATATAGATATTGTCAAATTTTTTGGTAACTCTTACCGGCATACTGTTGGACATTGGTTCCGCAAAGATGCTGGCGGCTCTTATCCTTCTATAGAAGATTGGCTAAAGCTTAAGGAATTATTAAAGTTTGATTCCAAACATGATTTTGAAATGACAGAAACTGAAGAAGTGCTGCAGCAAATTAATTATCATCCAAATGGTAAAAATCCAGGGGATATAATTGATGTCGATATGATTCCAGATTTTTTCAAAATTAACACTGCAAAAAGTCAATATCGTCATTTTGCTGTGTTCCCTTCGCGGATTCCAGAAATTGCTATAAAATGTTGTTGCCCTTCAGACGGAATTGTTTTAGATCCGTTTGCTGGCTCAGGTACAACCGGAAAAGTAGCAAAAGAATTAAATCGAAAATCAATATTAATAGAACTTCAATCTGAATATTTAGACATTATCCAAGAGAGAAGTGGAAATATCAACATAATTAAAGGCTAA
- a CDS encoding penicillin acylase family protein, protein MKPYKKVLIGLGIVFVLISIAAWFFVNRMITKSFPQMDGEITLPSVNQTVKICRDDFGIPYIEAMNEDDLFIGLGFVHAQDRMWQMDLLRRAGMGRLSEIFGTKTIKFDKMFRTIGIEELAKKLFAESSQETKRICSSYAKGINEFLRINKENYQLEFDLLAYKPDKWEPWQTFIMARLMAWELNMGWWTDVVYAQLAEKIPSEKLIQIIPEYPVDAPTIIKSAEFGVRNLSRALSRDAELKKLSLPRFNSVKSIHNHLSDFYELNVSFREFMGWYDSQSGSNSWVVSSKRSESGKPILANDPHLIYSLPSKWYIVSLSSPTLSVSGVTIPGSPGVVIGKNKELAWGLTNLMLDDCDLFIESLDSTQTKYFFNSEYKNLVIKSDTIRVKDSADVIFKIKKAHRGPIIDQANEFSNEAKIDNTLSMSWTGYELSDEVLTFYKISKARNYRDFKNALKHFNAPAQNFLCADSDGNIFYKAAGKISLRNNPFPLIPKNGETSEFDWKDFVHFEDLPEVLNPADGFIATNNNLPSHNLSYYIGNLWEPASRTERIHELLTSKEKFNKDDFIKFQNDVVSPHARKITRHILDAFENVEVKDKNLETALTYFKNWNAEMNQYDQTSGIYNYFYSELLKNTFVDEMGEELFKQFIFIGNVPHRVILQLLSKQYNKQSRTADSTIIHQNPVSISWFDNINTDQTETKEEIIRKSLVEAITKLENEFGDDPRSWQWGKIHKVKFKHPFSGQSSIIDYLVDIGPFEIGGDQTTLNNTSFKFSEPYDNYLGPSMRQIVDLSKIDSSLIILTSGQSGHITHDNYSDQTRMWLKGKYIQFNTSAKVYQKYKLLTLSPEK, encoded by the coding sequence ATGAAACCTTATAAAAAAGTATTAATCGGGTTAGGGATTGTTTTTGTTCTTATTTCAATTGCTGCATGGTTTTTTGTCAATCGGATGATCACAAAATCTTTTCCACAGATGGATGGAGAAATTACTCTTCCTTCAGTGAATCAAACAGTAAAAATATGCCGTGATGATTTTGGGATTCCATACATCGAAGCAATGAATGAAGACGATTTATTCATCGGTCTTGGTTTTGTACATGCTCAAGATAGAATGTGGCAAATGGATCTTCTGAGACGTGCAGGAATGGGAAGACTCTCGGAAATCTTTGGAACTAAGACAATCAAATTTGATAAGATGTTCAGAACAATCGGGATCGAAGAGCTTGCAAAGAAACTTTTTGCAGAATCTTCCCAAGAAACAAAACGAATTTGCTCTTCTTATGCAAAGGGAATAAATGAATTTTTACGAATTAATAAAGAAAATTATCAACTTGAATTCGATCTGCTTGCATATAAACCTGATAAATGGGAACCTTGGCAGACTTTCATAATGGCTCGATTGATGGCTTGGGAATTGAATATGGGCTGGTGGACAGATGTTGTTTATGCACAGCTTGCAGAGAAAATTCCGTCTGAAAAGCTCATCCAAATTATTCCAGAATATCCAGTCGATGCACCAACAATTATTAAAAGTGCGGAATTCGGAGTCCGGAATTTATCTCGAGCCCTGTCGAGAGATGCGGAATTAAAAAAATTATCATTACCCAGATTTAATTCAGTGAAATCTATTCACAACCACCTTTCTGATTTTTACGAACTGAATGTTTCATTTCGTGAGTTCATGGGTTGGTATGATTCGCAATCGGGAAGTAATTCATGGGTTGTATCATCAAAACGTTCTGAGAGCGGAAAACCAATTTTAGCTAACGATCCGCATTTGATTTATTCACTCCCTTCGAAATGGTATATTGTCTCTTTAAGTTCACCAACTCTTTCAGTTTCGGGAGTTACAATTCCCGGTTCACCTGGAGTAGTTATCGGAAAAAACAAAGAACTTGCATGGGGACTTACAAATTTAATGTTGGATGATTGCGATTTGTTTATCGAATCACTTGATTCTACACAAACAAAATACTTCTTCAATAGTGAATATAAAAATCTTGTAATAAAGTCAGATACCATTAGAGTAAAAGATTCCGCCGATGTGATCTTCAAAATAAAAAAGGCTCACCGCGGACCGATAATTGATCAAGCAAATGAATTTTCAAATGAAGCAAAAATCGATAATACACTCTCAATGTCTTGGACTGGATACGAATTAAGCGATGAGGTTTTAACATTCTATAAGATCAGCAAAGCAAGAAATTATCGTGATTTCAAAAATGCTCTTAAACACTTCAATGCACCTGCCCAAAATTTTCTCTGTGCTGATTCCGACGGAAATATTTTTTATAAAGCCGCCGGTAAAATTTCGCTACGGAATAATCCTTTTCCACTTATTCCAAAAAATGGTGAGACTTCTGAGTTTGATTGGAAGGATTTTGTACATTTTGAAGATCTGCCTGAAGTCTTAAATCCTGCAGATGGATTTATTGCGACCAACAACAATTTACCCTCTCACAACCTATCTTATTATATAGGCAATTTGTGGGAGCCGGCATCGCGCACTGAACGGATTCACGAACTTTTAACTTCAAAGGAAAAATTCAATAAGGATGACTTCATTAAATTTCAAAATGATGTAGTTTCACCACACGCCAGAAAAATCACTCGCCACATTTTAGATGCATTTGAAAACGTTGAAGTAAAAGATAAGAACCTCGAAACTGCACTGACTTACTTCAAAAATTGGAACGCAGAAATGAATCAGTATGATCAGACTTCGGGTATTTACAATTATTTTTATTCCGAACTTTTGAAAAATACATTTGTCGATGAAATGGGTGAAGAACTTTTCAAACAATTCATATTTATTGGTAATGTTCCGCATAGAGTCATTCTTCAATTACTATCAAAACAGTATAACAAGCAAAGCAGGACTGCAGATTCAACGATAATTCATCAAAATCCAGTCTCCATTTCCTGGTTCGACAACATCAACACAGATCAGACAGAAACCAAAGAAGAAATCATTCGCAAAAGTTTAGTCGAAGCGATTACCAAACTAGAAAATGAATTTGGAGATGATCCAAGATCCTGGCAGTGGGGAAAAATTCATAAAGTTAAGTTCAAACATCCTTTTAGCGGACAGAGTTCGATAATAGATTATCTTGTCGATATCGGTCCGTTTGAAATCGGCGGCGATCAAACCACTCTTAATAATACAAGCTTCAAATTCTCTGAACCTTACGATAATTATCTCGGACCTTCAATGCGGCAGATAGTTGATTTAAGCAAGATTGACAGTTCACTTATAATTCTTACAAGCGGGCAATCCGGTCACATTACACACGATAACTATTCAGACCAAACCAGAATGTGGCTGAAAGGAAAATATATCCAATTCAATACTTCGGCTAAAGTTTATCAAAAATATAAGCTTCTTACACTAAGTCCCGAAAAATAA